In the genome of Lathyrus oleraceus cultivar Zhongwan6 chromosome 4, CAAS_Psat_ZW6_1.0, whole genome shotgun sequence, the window TGTGAACTGGACCAAACCCATTAATTGCTGTGTACTCGTTGAAGTACTGTGGGATAGATAAGCCCAGGAAGATAGAGAAGCCTAATACAAACTTTGTTCTAAAACTATTGAGGTTGCAGAATTGAAGAAAACTTAGACCTCCCGAACCTACAAATGATGATTAAAAGTGGAAAGGTACATTATGGTTATTGTAAGTATCGAAGTAACTGAAAAGCCTGAATGTCTTGTGATTATTAACCTATTCGGATAAATAACCTTGACTAAGCACTTATCGCATAAGTGCTTATCATATAAATACTCATGGGTAATCAATTATTTTTATAGTAATAGATATACTCAAATAAATCAATACACATGCGGGCTCAATATCTTAAATCAGACATACCAACATAAGCAAAGAACAAGCAGTATAGTGCAGCAACAATGGAAGGGGGGATGGAAGCGAATACTGCCCCAAATTTCCCTACAGAGCAAAGAAAAAATAGTAAGTGTTGAAGGAAAGAAATATACTAAGTTCATGAAAAGCAGATACTCAGATTAAAAACATTGCACTTAGACTTTCAGCTTACCTAGAATTGAAAAGAAAATCATAAATCCGGCGGATATTTGCACCACTCTTCGACTACCGACACGTGTCAAAGCCAAAAGACCAGCATTTTCTCTAAAAAGAAAACAATAACGAACACAACTCTTTCAGCAATGACGATGTTGATTCCTCTTAGTTAAAGTGAGGTGTACAAACAGAATGTTCAAATTCTTACACAGATACAGAAGATCCAATCCCAGTTCCAAACAATCCCGATAACAGAATACCAACACCCTGAAGAGCAGACACAAAATGTACAATTATCAGTGTTGACTATGAAGTACTATTGTTTATAAATGAATTTAAATTGATTTGTGGATATTTGAATGCAAGAATATCATACCTGCCAACCAATACCCCGACTAAGAATTGATGGTGGTAATGGTGTTGCACTAGCAAACCGATAAACAGCAATAAAAGCTCCACTGGACTGTTTGTAACAAATCAAACACGAACGTAAAATTTAACTCTATAGTATCGAACATTATATGAACAATTCCACTACAATAAGAACAATATCAAACATTATAAAGGGAGCTTATTTTGATCTTATTTATCAAAAGTATTTGATTGCAGTATATGCAAAAAATATATGTATAAAAAGGTGCAATAATAATATATAAACAATTAAGCAGAATAGAAAACTGGTCACACGGGGGCACATTAGTGACCACATTTTTGCTAGAATACAAATAAAGGAATTACCTCTACTAGAACAACAAAGGATGCCATCATCATGGCAAAGGCTTCACCTGCATCAAATGAAGGTGCACCCCATTGAAATGGATATGGAACTCGAATCCTGTAAACCCAATATCCCAGTGAATAAGAAGCTAATATCACAAGGATGCAATTAAATTTTGCTTTAAGAATATCAATTTTGTTATGTACATGCTCTAAGGTTCAAAAAATTGACATGtacataaaaaagaaaaaggttcaAACTTGATATATGCGACACTAAGGAATACCAACACTCTATTAATACATGCATGAGTTGTCAATTGCAAATCGCATAAAGTAGTTGCTATTTGAAATTCTACATTGCTATAGCAGTTATATGACAACACTAATAGACATCTCAAGGATTGAGGATGATAGTGGTTTGTTCAAATTCTGTTGTGCTATAGTGCCACTATTAAACAACACACTTTATGATTAGTCTATTATTTTACAAGCTAACACACTTACCTCGTAAGTTGaccatttttttttaaaatggaCTGATTATAAAATATGTCTTTTAAAAGTATTACTAGCATTTCTCATGTGACAATCATTCACCATCTCATAATTCCCAATGCGTCACTCAATCAACACACTTGAAACAttctttcatttcatccatccTACGTGTATCTTATGATTAATTCCTTTGTTTATCTCCCGTCACAATTTATGATGGGCTCGAGACATTCCAAAATGAGTCTTGCCACATTGCATGTTCTCTTATTCTCACCTCACCTCTACAATGTATCATTGATAATACCAAAATGGAACTTAAAAGAATGAATCCCGAATAACACCCTTTGGCAAAAGGTGCAATTTTAAAGTTTTATGAAGTAATCGGATAATTAAAAAACTTTAAAAACTCAAATGATACAATGTTAAAGACTTATAGTGAGTACAGTACAACTTAGGACATTGGATAATTGTCATCAAATAATCAGTTGCAAAAGAAGAAAACCGTGTAGAGTAAAAAGTCAATGGAATTCCGAATTCCACAACTCACCATGGAGCAGCATCTATTAGGCCTGAACGGTCAGTGCGGCAGGTTATCTGTGTTTTATGTTTAGCATGGTTATATGCCCCTCCAACAGTCAGAATATAAGCATATAACCACACAATTGCAACTGTGAATAAAACAGAAAAACGGTCGAAAACGTGTTTTCCTGAATGGAGCACATGGGGTACAAACTGCATGACAACCAATAACTGTTGTTAGCAAATTCAGATCCACATAAACCATCAAGCCCAAAAGATAACGAAACGTGAACAGAGACTAATATGCTGATTTGTAACATAGATATTGTGTGTCTGACACTTCAAAAAACTGTACCTGGGAAACAAATACTAGCAATATAAGCTCTGGCAATCCAATCTCTACACATTGAGCAACCTGTAACCAAGCCAGGCATCAATGTCAAGTCACTTTTTATCAATTACAACGCACATAGACAATTAATTTAAATATGTAAGATAAGGCTTACCCCAGGAAATCCCAACTCATACAGCCCAAAACCAACGAGAGATACCAAAGGAACGGCTGAAAGTGGACTTAAGA includes:
- the LOC127073894 gene encoding nucleobase-ascorbate transporter 6 codes for the protein MAGGGGGGGAPAPKADEPQPHPPKDQLPNVSYCITSPPPWPEAILLGFQHYLVMLGTTVLIPTSLVPQMGGGNEEKAKVIQTLLFVAGINTLVQTLFGSRLPAVIGGSYTFVPTTISIILAGRFNDEPDPIEKFKKIMRAIQGALIVASTLQIVLGFSGLWRNVARFLSPLSAVPLVSLVGFGLYELGFPGVAQCVEIGLPELILLVFVSQFVPHVLHSGKHVFDRFSVLFTVAIVWLYAYILTVGGAYNHAKHKTQITCRTDRSGLIDAAPWIRVPYPFQWGAPSFDAGEAFAMMMASFVVLVESSGAFIAVYRFASATPLPPSILSRGIGWQGVGILLSGLFGTGIGSSVSVENAGLLALTRVGSRRVVQISAGFMIFFSILGKFGAVFASIPPSIVAALYCLFFAYVGSGGLSFLQFCNLNSFRTKFVLGFSIFLGLSIPQYFNEYTAINGFGPVHTGARWFNDMVNVPFQSKAFVAGVVAYFLDNTLHKKDSAIRKDRGKHWWDKYRSFKTDTRSEEFYSLPFNLNKYFPSV